The Rhinoderma darwinii isolate aRhiDar2 chromosome 8, aRhiDar2.hap1, whole genome shotgun sequence genome has a window encoding:
- the SH2D3C gene encoding SH2 domain-containing protein 3C isoform X3, whose protein sequence is MTERCSLWSALSAAACCFYRGSFMQVQFSKEKYILDTPPEKLHKELEEELKLNSSDLRSHAWYHGRIPREVSETLVQRNGDFLIRDSLTSLGDYVLTCRWKNESLHFKINKVMVKTSDSYTRIQYLFEQESYDNIPALVRFYVGSRRAVSDQSGALIYCPINRTFPLRYLEASYGLSPGRQGSQSPQKGHMKRRSITMTDGLTADKITKSNGCPKSISSPHHRDIVRTCAVSVDQIQDLHSPMSPISETPGSPAYSTVIRVKPQGTPAGSLTPGSPVLRRSSEPYVNPANNKATLNMAESSHSTPSHGYPQISPSPSITSYSDPDNGHYCQLRPASPIHDSHNKPLPPKSYVERLKVDDGVRAGVNRGVEDTDKDKLSFTIPSIEVKSSFNPSAFKSMLIPVDNKPLEMCILKKVKELFSEVDAKTIAKHITKTDCEVARILGVTKEMQRIMGVSSGMELLTLPHGRQLRLDLLERFHTMSIMIAVDILGCTGSTEERAALLHKTIQLAAELKGTQGNLYSFAAVMNALELAQISRLEQTWIALRQRHTEGAILYEKKLKPFLKSMNEGKESLPLSNTTFPHIIPLITLLERDSPLLDGGEPWDSIDNGVEVVMSHLEAARMVAHHGGLYRTNAEMRLQGFHPRSDLMEVSSTEFQMRMLWGSRGAAGSQAERYDKFDKVLTALSHKLEPSVRFSEL, encoded by the exons ATGACTGAACGGTGCAGTTTATGGAGCGCCCTGTCAGCAGCAGCATGCTGCTTCTACCGGGGGTCTTTCATGCAGGTGCAG TTCTCGAAGGAGAAGTACATTTTGGATACTCCACCAGAGAAACTGCACAAGGAATTGGAGGAGGAACTAAAACTTAACAGCTCAGACCTGCGCAGCCACGCCTGGTACCACGGACGCATACCACGAGAG GTATCGGAGACTTTGGTGCAGAgaaatggggactttctaatcagAGACTCCTTGACCAGCCTGGGTGACTACGTACTGACCTGTCGTTGGAAGAATGAGTCTCTACATTTTAAGATCAACAAGGTTATGGTGAAAACCAGTGACAGCTACACTCGTATACAGTATCTCTTCGAACAGGAGAGCTACGACAACATCCCAGCCCTGGTGCGCTTTTATGTTGGTAGCCGAAGGGCCGTCTCAGATCAGAGTGGCGCGCTCATCTATTGTCCTATCAACCGTACATTTCCACTTCGGTACCTGGAGGCCAGCTATGGGCTGTCACCGGGCAGGCAAGGCTCTCAGAGTCCACAGAAGGGACATATGAAGAGAAGAAGTATCACCATGACTGATGGTCTCACTGCAGACAAGATCACCAAGAGCAATGGATGCCCAAAAAG CATCTCCTCCCCACATCATAGAGATATAGTTAGAACTTGTGCAGTGAGTGTGGACCAAATCCAAGATCTGCACTCCCCAATGTCCCCCATTTCTGAGACCCCTGGATCCCCTGCCTACAGTACAG TCATCAGGGTGAAGCCCCAGGGAACTCCAGCAGGAAGTTTAACTCCAGGTTCCCCAGTGCTGAGACGATCCAGTGAACCTTACGTAAATCCCGCAAATAACAAAGCCACATTAAACATGGCTGAAAGTTCCCATTCTACACCCAGTCATGGATACCCGCAAATCTCCCCCTCACCCTCCATAACCAGTTACAGTGATCCTGATAACGGACATTACTGCCAGCTACGCCCAGCCTCCCCGATACATGACTCTCACAACAAACCTCTGCCACCCAAGAGCTACGTGGAAAGGTTAAAAGTTGACGATGGGGTCAGGGCAGGTGTCAACCGTGGGGTGGAAGATACTGACAAGGATAAACTCTCTTTTACCATCCCAAGCATAGAAGTCAAATCCTCTTTCAACCCATCAGCATTCAAGTCCATGCTCATTCCTGTAGACAACAAGCCTCTGGAGATGTGTATACTGAAGAAGGTCAAAGAGTTGTTTTCTGAGGTTGATGCAAAAACCATTGCCAAGCATATCACCAAAACAGACTGTGAG GTTGCCAGGATACTCGGTGTTACCAAGGAGATGCAGAGGATCATGGGCGTCAGCTCAGGCATGGAGCTCCTGACGCTGCCGCATGGCCGCCAGCTGCGACTCGACCTTCTCGAAAG ATTTCACACCATGTCCATCATGATTGCTGTGGACATCTTGGGCTGCACTGGAAGTACAGAGGAGAGGGCTGCATTGCTCCACAAGACCATTCAACTGGCAGCCGAGCTGAAAGGCACACAGGGGAACTTGTACAGCTTCGCAGCTGTGATGAACGCTTTGGAATTGGCACAG ATCTCAAGACTAGAACAGACGTGGATTGCCTtgagacagagacacacagaagGAGCCATATTGTATGAGAAGAAATTGAAACCGTTcctcaaaagtatgaatgaaggCAAAG AGAGTCTCCCACTGAGCAACACCACTTTCCCTCATATCATCCCTCTCATCACCCTTCTGGAGAGAGACTCCCCTCTTCTGGATGGTGGAGAGCCATGGGACAGCATTGACAATGGAGTAGAAGTGGTTATGTCTCATCTAGAAGCTGCCAGGATGGTGGCACATCACGGGGGCCTCTACCGCACCAACGCCGAGATGAGGCTGCAAG GCTTCCACCCTAGATCAGATCTCATGGAGGTCTCCAGCACTGAATTCCAGATGCGGATGCTATGGGGCAGCCGGGGAGCCGCTGGAAGTCAAGCCGAGAGATATGACAAATTCGACAAAGTTCTCACTGCTCTCTCACACAAACTGGAGCCATCTGTGCGCTTCAGTGAATTATAA
- the SH2D3C gene encoding SH2 domain-containing protein 3C isoform X2, with product MNLDFRAMTDAGRRCNPMGYCTCNTLDGGSEYVKFSKEKYILDTPPEKLHKELEEELKLNSSDLRSHAWYHGRIPREVSETLVQRNGDFLIRDSLTSLGDYVLTCRWKNESLHFKINKVMVKTSDSYTRIQYLFEQESYDNIPALVRFYVGSRRAVSDQSGALIYCPINRTFPLRYLEASYGLSPGRQGSQSPQKGHMKRRSITMTDGLTADKITKSNGCPKSISSPHHRDIVRTCAVSVDQIQDLHSPMSPISETPGSPAYSTVIRVKPQGTPAGSLTPGSPVLRRSSEPYVNPANNKATLNMAESSHSTPSHGYPQISPSPSITSYSDPDNGHYCQLRPASPIHDSHNKPLPPKSYVERLKVDDGVRAGVNRGVEDTDKDKLSFTIPSIEVKSSFNPSAFKSMLIPVDNKPLEMCILKKVKELFSEVDAKTIAKHITKTDCEVARILGVTKEMQRIMGVSSGMELLTLPHGRQLRLDLLERFHTMSIMIAVDILGCTGSTEERAALLHKTIQLAAELKGTQGNLYSFAAVMNALELAQISRLEQTWIALRQRHTEGAILYEKKLKPFLKSMNEGKESLPLSNTTFPHIIPLITLLERDSPLLDGGEPWDSIDNGVEVVMSHLEAARMVAHHGGLYRTNAEMRLQGFHPRSDLMEVSSTEFQMRMLWGSRGAAGSQAERYDKFDKVLTALSHKLEPSVRFSEL from the exons TTCTCGAAGGAGAAGTACATTTTGGATACTCCACCAGAGAAACTGCACAAGGAATTGGAGGAGGAACTAAAACTTAACAGCTCAGACCTGCGCAGCCACGCCTGGTACCACGGACGCATACCACGAGAG GTATCGGAGACTTTGGTGCAGAgaaatggggactttctaatcagAGACTCCTTGACCAGCCTGGGTGACTACGTACTGACCTGTCGTTGGAAGAATGAGTCTCTACATTTTAAGATCAACAAGGTTATGGTGAAAACCAGTGACAGCTACACTCGTATACAGTATCTCTTCGAACAGGAGAGCTACGACAACATCCCAGCCCTGGTGCGCTTTTATGTTGGTAGCCGAAGGGCCGTCTCAGATCAGAGTGGCGCGCTCATCTATTGTCCTATCAACCGTACATTTCCACTTCGGTACCTGGAGGCCAGCTATGGGCTGTCACCGGGCAGGCAAGGCTCTCAGAGTCCACAGAAGGGACATATGAAGAGAAGAAGTATCACCATGACTGATGGTCTCACTGCAGACAAGATCACCAAGAGCAATGGATGCCCAAAAAG CATCTCCTCCCCACATCATAGAGATATAGTTAGAACTTGTGCAGTGAGTGTGGACCAAATCCAAGATCTGCACTCCCCAATGTCCCCCATTTCTGAGACCCCTGGATCCCCTGCCTACAGTACAG TCATCAGGGTGAAGCCCCAGGGAACTCCAGCAGGAAGTTTAACTCCAGGTTCCCCAGTGCTGAGACGATCCAGTGAACCTTACGTAAATCCCGCAAATAACAAAGCCACATTAAACATGGCTGAAAGTTCCCATTCTACACCCAGTCATGGATACCCGCAAATCTCCCCCTCACCCTCCATAACCAGTTACAGTGATCCTGATAACGGACATTACTGCCAGCTACGCCCAGCCTCCCCGATACATGACTCTCACAACAAACCTCTGCCACCCAAGAGCTACGTGGAAAGGTTAAAAGTTGACGATGGGGTCAGGGCAGGTGTCAACCGTGGGGTGGAAGATACTGACAAGGATAAACTCTCTTTTACCATCCCAAGCATAGAAGTCAAATCCTCTTTCAACCCATCAGCATTCAAGTCCATGCTCATTCCTGTAGACAACAAGCCTCTGGAGATGTGTATACTGAAGAAGGTCAAAGAGTTGTTTTCTGAGGTTGATGCAAAAACCATTGCCAAGCATATCACCAAAACAGACTGTGAG GTTGCCAGGATACTCGGTGTTACCAAGGAGATGCAGAGGATCATGGGCGTCAGCTCAGGCATGGAGCTCCTGACGCTGCCGCATGGCCGCCAGCTGCGACTCGACCTTCTCGAAAG ATTTCACACCATGTCCATCATGATTGCTGTGGACATCTTGGGCTGCACTGGAAGTACAGAGGAGAGGGCTGCATTGCTCCACAAGACCATTCAACTGGCAGCCGAGCTGAAAGGCACACAGGGGAACTTGTACAGCTTCGCAGCTGTGATGAACGCTTTGGAATTGGCACAG ATCTCAAGACTAGAACAGACGTGGATTGCCTtgagacagagacacacagaagGAGCCATATTGTATGAGAAGAAATTGAAACCGTTcctcaaaagtatgaatgaaggCAAAG AGAGTCTCCCACTGAGCAACACCACTTTCCCTCATATCATCCCTCTCATCACCCTTCTGGAGAGAGACTCCCCTCTTCTGGATGGTGGAGAGCCATGGGACAGCATTGACAATGGAGTAGAAGTGGTTATGTCTCATCTAGAAGCTGCCAGGATGGTGGCACATCACGGGGGCCTCTACCGCACCAACGCCGAGATGAGGCTGCAAG GCTTCCACCCTAGATCAGATCTCATGGAGGTCTCCAGCACTGAATTCCAGATGCGGATGCTATGGGGCAGCCGGGGAGCCGCTGGAAGTCAAGCCGAGAGATATGACAAATTCGACAAAGTTCTCACTGCTCTCTCACACAAACTGGAGCCATCTGTGCGCTTCAGTGAATTATAA